A genomic segment from Desulfurispirillum indicum S5 encodes:
- a CDS encoding TetR/AcrR family transcriptional regulator — MRKPIRARSAETMSKILETSSDIFSRDGYDGTRVDEIAKVSGVNKASIYYHFQDKQKLYEHVLIEMLNRHATALEEQVAAAKGAEGKLRAFIDAYVGNMVNDRRISVLMMWEVASGGKNMPPSVLEQVIRLINLLSDILGLGEKEGVFHTSNPFMTYLMIVGSISYYIVGEPLRHLAASQKLIEDSKVMLQSPPEEAASIMTEMLLRSLRREIAPA, encoded by the coding sequence ATGCGAAAGCCTATTCGTGCCCGAAGCGCAGAAACCATGTCGAAAATCCTGGAAACCTCATCGGATATTTTTTCCCGTGATGGCTATGATGGCACCCGCGTCGACGAGATCGCCAAGGTCTCCGGCGTCAATAAGGCAAGCATCTACTATCACTTTCAGGACAAGCAAAAACTCTATGAACATGTTCTCATAGAAATGCTCAATCGACACGCCACCGCCCTGGAAGAGCAGGTGGCCGCCGCCAAAGGCGCCGAGGGAAAGTTACGCGCGTTCATTGACGCCTATGTGGGCAACATGGTCAACGACCGCCGGATCTCCGTGCTGATGATGTGGGAGGTTGCCAGCGGTGGCAAGAACATGCCCCCGTCGGTTCTCGAGCAGGTCATCCGTCTGATCAACCTGCTCTCTGATATCCTGGGCCTGGGCGAGAAAGAAGGGGTATTTCACACCAGCAACCCCTTTATGACCTACCTGATGATTGTGGGCAGCATCAGTTATTACATCGTAGGCGAGCCACTGCGTCACCTGGCAGCCAGCCAGAAACTCATCGAAGACAGCAAGGTCATGCTGCAGTCGCCCCCCGAGGAAGCCGCCTCCATCATGACCGAAATGCTGCTGCGCTCCCTGCGCCGCGAAATCGCTCCGGCATAG
- the cysK gene encoding cysteine synthase A, translating into MANIYADNAQSIGRTPLVQLNRIVGTSSARVLAKIEGRNPSYSVKCRIGAAMIWDAEEKGLLKPGMEIIEPTSGNTGIALAYVAAAKGYRLTLTMPETMSIERRRVLAAFGANLVLTPGPEGMKGAVRRAEEIAASDPQKYFLPQQFENPANPAIHLKTTGPEIWQDTDGNVDVLVSGVGTGGTITGVSRYFKQERGKALHSVAVEPQESPVITQQLAGEELKPGPHKIQGIGAGFIPKTLDLSVVDAVEQVNISDAVEYARRLAAEEGIIVGISSGAAAAAAVRIAQRPEFAGKTIVVILPDAGERYLSTVLFEGIGV; encoded by the coding sequence ATGGCAAACATTTACGCAGATAACGCCCAGTCAATCGGAAGAACGCCACTTGTCCAGCTTAACCGCATTGTCGGCACAAGCTCTGCCAGAGTACTGGCCAAAATTGAAGGGCGCAACCCCTCCTACTCCGTAAAGTGCCGCATCGGCGCTGCCATGATCTGGGACGCCGAAGAAAAAGGCCTGCTGAAGCCTGGCATGGAGATCATCGAACCCACCAGTGGCAACACCGGCATCGCCCTCGCCTATGTGGCTGCGGCCAAAGGCTACAGGCTCACCCTGACCATGCCGGAGACCATGAGCATCGAACGTCGCCGCGTTCTGGCCGCCTTTGGCGCCAACCTGGTGCTCACTCCCGGGCCGGAAGGCATGAAAGGCGCGGTGCGCCGCGCCGAGGAAATTGCCGCCTCCGATCCCCAGAAATACTTCCTGCCCCAGCAGTTTGAAAACCCCGCCAACCCGGCCATCCACCTGAAAACCACCGGGCCGGAAATCTGGCAGGACACCGACGGCAATGTGGACGTCCTGGTCAGTGGCGTGGGAACCGGCGGCACCATCACCGGCGTGTCCCGCTACTTCAAGCAGGAGCGAGGCAAGGCCCTCCATTCTGTGGCCGTTGAGCCCCAGGAGAGCCCGGTGATCACCCAGCAGCTGGCGGGCGAAGAGCTGAAACCCGGCCCCCACAAAATCCAGGGCATTGGCGCCGGCTTCATTCCCAAAACCCTTGATCTCTCCGTTGTAGATGCCGTCGAGCAGGTCAATATCAGCGACGCCGTGGAATACGCCCGCCGCCTGGCTGCCGAAGAGGGCATTATCGTAGGCATCTCTTCCGGAGCCGCAGCAGCAGCCGCTGTTCGCATTGCGCAGCGCCCGGAATTCGCCGGCAAGACCATTGTCGTCATCCTGCCCGACGCCGGGGAACGCTACCTCTCCACCGTGCTCTTCGAGGGCATCGGCGTCTGA
- the fliI gene encoding flagellar protein export ATPase FliI translates to MPLDVEKLKHRIDHTRTVKLIGKVTKIIGLLIESRGPASSIGDLCLIHPINPREPLVTAEVVGFRDDVILLMPLGDLAGIGPGSRVEAMKEVFMVPVGDALVGRVLNGLGMPIDEQPEPECKRLYPVQAAPPNPFTRKRIDTPIGTGVRAIDGLLTWGKGQRVGIFAGSGVGKSTLLGMIAKNSQADINVIALIGERGREVREFIERDLGPDGLARSVIVVATSDQPALVRRQGAYVATAIAEYFRDQGKNVMFMMDSITRFCMAQREIGLAVGEPPTTKGYTPSVFALLPKLMERTGTGTGEGSISALYTVLVDGDDITEPVADASRSILDGHIMLSRKLASRNHFPAIDVLGSASRVFGEITSGEHQELAAKLRNLMAVYGDAEDLINIGAYSKGTNKEIDRAVSRMGAINSFLRQAVNESEDFGNICVLMKQTVGE, encoded by the coding sequence ATGCCCCTTGATGTGGAAAAGCTCAAGCACCGCATTGACCATACCCGCACTGTGAAACTCATCGGCAAGGTCACCAAGATCATCGGCCTGCTCATCGAATCCCGGGGGCCCGCCTCCTCCATCGGAGACCTGTGCCTCATCCATCCCATTAACCCCCGCGAACCCCTGGTGACGGCGGAAGTTGTCGGGTTTCGCGATGATGTTATCCTGTTGATGCCCCTGGGGGATCTGGCGGGAATCGGGCCAGGCAGTCGCGTCGAAGCCATGAAGGAGGTCTTCATGGTGCCCGTGGGTGACGCTTTGGTTGGCCGTGTGCTCAACGGCTTGGGCATGCCCATTGACGAGCAGCCTGAGCCGGAGTGCAAACGCCTCTATCCCGTTCAGGCGGCGCCGCCGAATCCCTTCACCCGCAAGCGCATTGATACCCCCATCGGCACTGGAGTGCGCGCCATTGACGGCCTGCTGACCTGGGGCAAGGGTCAGCGGGTGGGAATCTTTGCCGGCTCGGGCGTGGGCAAGTCCACACTGCTGGGGATGATTGCCAAGAACAGTCAGGCTGACATCAACGTCATTGCCCTGATAGGCGAGCGTGGTCGCGAGGTGCGGGAGTTCATCGAACGCGATCTTGGCCCCGACGGCCTGGCCCGCAGTGTGATTGTGGTCGCCACCAGTGATCAGCCGGCGCTGGTCCGGCGGCAGGGAGCCTATGTGGCCACAGCGATCGCCGAATACTTTCGCGATCAGGGAAAGAACGTCATGTTCATGATGGACTCCATCACGCGCTTCTGCATGGCCCAGCGCGAAATCGGGCTGGCGGTGGGTGAGCCGCCGACGACCAAGGGGTATACCCCCTCGGTTTTTGCCCTGCTGCCAAAGCTGATGGAGCGTACTGGAACCGGAACTGGTGAAGGCAGCATCTCCGCTCTCTACACGGTGCTGGTGGATGGCGACGATATTACCGAGCCGGTGGCCGACGCATCGCGATCTATCCTGGATGGTCATATCATGCTTTCGCGTAAGCTGGCTTCCCGAAACCACTTTCCGGCCATCGATGTGCTGGGCAGCGCCTCCCGCGTCTTTGGCGAAATCACCTCAGGGGAGCATCAGGAGCTGGCGGCCAAGTTGCGCAACCTGATGGCGGTCTACGGAGACGCTGAAGACCTGATCAACATCGGAGCCTACAGCAAGGGCACCAACAAGGAGATCGACCGCGCGGTCAGCCGCATGGGAGCCATCAACAGCTTCCTGCGTCAGGCGGTCAACGAGTCAGAGGATTTCGGCAATATCTGTGTCCTGATGAAACAGACTGTGGGTGAATAG
- a CDS encoding FliH/SctL family protein — translation MKRIIKKDQAQREVSQIYDFSFDKALGRESTDEDYDFPHFHWQKEYSQETASKATKKVFQRLDFTPLLDESTYGRRPEETPPQEAFVFPFMNERVSGEIKDMLDREQVLRIVAAEGNAIKVVAEAPRASAPPKVDQPAAETVSAEASVSREELRQLEQRKGELEQQIATLSAQLTGIEGQLQQSQQQLEQSQAQARQVLEEARAQEESIREEARSKGEADARQELIAIESQKLDGVKKQYEESVARVGEAAKKFEKAYLEAEQNLIDLAIHIATSVINTELKTNHLVIVGQVKKAIVELINREEAVVKVSAADYDALQSSRPDVMQSIPSLKVLTIEKDESLPAGSCVVENEYGSVHANVQSSLREIEQTLKG, via the coding sequence ATGAAGCGGATTATCAAAAAAGATCAGGCGCAGCGGGAAGTGAGCCAGATATACGACTTCAGCTTCGACAAGGCGCTTGGTCGGGAATCCACCGACGAGGACTATGATTTCCCTCACTTTCACTGGCAGAAAGAGTATTCCCAGGAAACTGCCTCCAAGGCGACCAAGAAGGTCTTTCAGCGTCTGGATTTCACGCCTTTGCTTGATGAATCCACCTATGGACGCAGACCTGAAGAGACTCCCCCCCAGGAAGCCTTTGTCTTTCCCTTTATGAACGAGCGCGTCAGTGGCGAGATCAAGGATATGCTGGACCGCGAACAGGTTCTGCGGATTGTAGCCGCTGAAGGCAATGCCATCAAGGTGGTGGCGGAAGCTCCCCGGGCATCAGCTCCTCCCAAGGTGGATCAGCCGGCTGCCGAGACAGTGTCCGCCGAAGCGTCTGTGTCCAGGGAAGAACTGCGTCAGCTGGAGCAGCGCAAAGGGGAACTGGAACAGCAGATTGCCACCCTGAGCGCGCAGCTGACAGGTATTGAGGGCCAGCTGCAGCAGAGTCAGCAACAGCTGGAGCAGTCTCAGGCCCAGGCCCGACAGGTTCTTGAAGAGGCCAGGGCCCAGGAGGAGAGTATCCGTGAGGAGGCCCGCAGCAAAGGCGAGGCCGATGCACGCCAGGAGCTGATCGCCATTGAAAGTCAGAAGCTCGATGGCGTGAAGAAGCAGTATGAAGAGAGCGTGGCGCGCGTAGGCGAAGCCGCGAAGAAGTTTGAGAAAGCCTATCTCGAGGCGGAGCAGAACCTCATCGATCTGGCTATCCACATTGCCACGAGTGTGATTAACACCGAGCTGAAAACCAACCATCTGGTGATTGTGGGACAGGTGAAGAAAGCCATTGTGGAGTTGATTAACCGTGAAGAGGCCGTGGTAAAGGTCTCTGCGGCAGATTATGACGCCCTGCAGAGCTCCCGCCCTGATGTCATGCAGTCGATACCCAGCCTGAAAGTCCTCACCATCGAAAAGGATGAAAGCCTCCCGGCCGGAAGCTGTGTGGTGGAAAACGAATATGGCTCCGTGCACGCCAATGTGCAGAGCAGCCTGCGTGAAATCGAACAGACCCTCAAAGGATAA
- the fliE gene encoding flagellar hook-basal body complex protein FliE gives MADFNIHNSMPLLLDMTKPTGKPEATSAQPSGEQTQFSEFLKSSLKEVNTAQKDADRAIEELIAGESKDIHTTMIKMQQADVSLKMMMQVRNKIMDAYQEVMRTQV, from the coding sequence ATGGCAGATTTTAACATCCATAACAGTATGCCCCTGCTGCTGGATATGACCAAGCCCACCGGAAAGCCGGAGGCCACGTCTGCCCAGCCGTCCGGTGAGCAGACGCAGTTTTCTGAGTTTCTGAAGAGCTCGCTGAAAGAGGTCAACACCGCTCAGAAGGATGCTGACCGCGCTATCGAAGAGCTTATAGCCGGCGAGAGCAAGGATATTCACACCACGATGATCAAGATGCAGCAGGCTGATGTCTCGCTCAAGATGATGATGCAGGTGCGCAATAAGATCATGGATGCCTATCAGGAAGTCATGCGCACTCAGGTGTGA
- a CDS encoding MotE family protein encodes MKTLPRLFVAVYMLIILGLFLSAASSVRAEERSFSGGYESEINVDKVIQNLRQREEELNRRESNLQAREQQLQQLQREVNGQINRLEALRGNIEELIGMIDNERQQRLQNVASIYETMKPREAAAVVSELPAREAADIFAAMPPRTAGGILQALGRLNPAHAARISHELKTVQGFEELQQQF; translated from the coding sequence ATGAAAACCCTGCCCCGCCTCTTTGTAGCGGTATACATGCTGATTATCCTCGGGCTTTTTCTCTCGGCGGCATCATCTGTTCGCGCCGAGGAGCGCTCTTTCTCGGGAGGGTATGAGAGCGAAATCAATGTGGATAAGGTTATCCAGAATCTGCGGCAGCGCGAAGAGGAGCTCAACCGACGGGAAAGCAATCTGCAGGCCCGCGAGCAGCAGCTTCAGCAGCTTCAGCGCGAGGTAAACGGTCAGATAAACCGTCTTGAAGCCCTGCGTGGCAACATTGAAGAACTCATTGGCATGATCGACAACGAACGCCAGCAGAGGCTGCAGAACGTTGCCAGTATCTACGAGACCATGAAGCCTCGCGAGGCGGCGGCCGTTGTTTCGGAGCTGCCGGCCCGCGAGGCGGCTGACATCTTTGCCGCGATGCCCCCTCGTACTGCCGGGGGTATTCTCCAGGCCCTGGGCCGCCTGAATCCTGCCCATGCGGCCCGTATCAGCCATGAACTCAAGACGGTTCAGGGATTTGAAGAGCTGCAGCAGCAGTTCTGA
- the fliG gene encoding flagellar motor switch protein FliG codes for MAIPYDMLTGYQKSAILLIALGEDLSSSVLEHLEDDEVGEISKEIVLMKDIERDTVDQVLDEFHQMALAKGYLSKGGLDYAKALLNKSLGPEKARKIIDRLTRALEQSSGFSFLQKVHAPQLAKFIQNEHPQTISLIMAHLDPSQAAECLAALPEDLQPEVAIRMANLDEISPEVVKRISAVLEEKLDAFTSYQVEIGGVRSVAEVFNRMDRTVGKVTLEKLEKLAPELAAQIRDMMFVFDDIRMLGDAAITEILKRVDKKVLTLALKGTDEDLQGKFFSNMSRRATDTLKEEMEFLGPIKVRDVEKAQQEVIEIVRALEEEGIITLGEQEELIQ; via the coding sequence ATGGCCATTCCCTATGACATGCTTACCGGCTATCAGAAAAGTGCCATTCTGCTGATTGCCCTTGGTGAAGATCTGAGCTCCTCGGTGCTTGAGCACCTGGAGGATGACGAGGTTGGCGAGATTTCCAAGGAAATTGTCCTGATGAAGGACATTGAGCGGGACACCGTCGACCAGGTTCTGGACGAATTCCACCAGATGGCTCTGGCCAAGGGCTACCTGTCCAAAGGTGGCCTTGATTACGCCAAGGCGCTTCTGAATAAATCCCTGGGCCCGGAAAAGGCCCGCAAGATCATCGACCGCCTTACCCGCGCCCTGGAACAGTCCAGTGGCTTTTCCTTCCTGCAGAAGGTGCACGCGCCCCAGCTGGCCAAGTTCATACAGAATGAGCATCCTCAGACCATATCACTGATTATGGCGCACCTTGACCCCTCCCAGGCGGCTGAGTGTCTGGCGGCCCTGCCCGAAGACCTGCAGCCGGAAGTGGCCATTCGAATGGCGAACCTGGATGAAATTTCGCCGGAAGTGGTCAAGCGCATCTCGGCGGTGCTGGAGGAAAAACTGGACGCCTTCACCTCTTACCAGGTGGAGATTGGTGGTGTGCGCTCGGTGGCGGAGGTCTTCAACCGCATGGATCGCACCGTCGGCAAGGTTACCCTGGAAAAACTGGAAAAGCTGGCACCGGAGCTGGCGGCCCAGATCCGCGATATGATGTTTGTCTTCGACGATATCCGCATGCTTGGCGACGCGGCCATAACCGAAATTCTCAAGCGCGTGGATAAAAAGGTTCTCACCCTGGCTCTCAAAGGCACTGATGAAGACCTGCAGGGGAAATTCTTCAGCAATATGTCACGCCGCGCCACCGATACCCTGAAGGAAGAGATGGAGTTCCTGGGGCCCATCAAGGTGCGCGATGTGGAAAAAGCCCAGCAGGAAGTCATTGAGATCGTGCGAGCCCTGGAAGAGGAAGGCATCATTACCCTTGGCGAGCAGGAAGAACTGATTCAGTAA
- the fliF gene encoding flagellar basal-body MS-ring/collar protein FliF, whose amino-acid sequence MKFSFKELISQLSRVLQKLSRTQQITLALVIGASVITIITLIIWAVVASRPGNQVLFSNLAMEDAGEVAAKLAELRVPYEIHNDGRTILVPGNVVHETRLNLAQQGLPRGSGVGFEIFDSAGIGMTEFIQKVNFRRALQGELGRTISAIDGIESARVHIALPERSLFISQDRGAEASVALRLSPHTRLSGDQVKGIIHLVSSSVEGLTPEGVTVVDEQGRILNDLIQERSEESTLSVTQLMYQRNMERNLQIALDNLLVSVLGQGNSYSNVSLELDFDKVEQQIEAYDPANVPRSEQRIEEREQGREAQGGIPGVRANIADQDDPEAGLMTTRSREVETTNYEVGRTLTQITRSRGQIKRLTVAVAVNGNYVQQQADGVSQVVYQPRSSEELDKITALVQSAIGYNEGRGDRVVVTNLQFGEPPKSRWQELMEMQDLWKEMLKYLGIALFFLFAFIFIIRPIVKWVTDMTRDEDELKKTFGTGQKKPKQLVPTQLPKTLAELEAEMESQIDSESSVSASAVRGKVIRKKLSDIVQENPAGAAQLIRIWINDDKTKGEP is encoded by the coding sequence ATGAAGTTTTCATTTAAGGAACTGATTTCCCAACTCTCACGTGTCCTCCAGAAACTTTCCCGCACGCAGCAGATTACCCTTGCGCTGGTGATCGGTGCGTCAGTCATTACTATTATCACCCTTATCATCTGGGCCGTTGTGGCCAGCCGTCCTGGCAACCAGGTTCTTTTTTCCAACCTGGCCATGGAAGATGCCGGCGAGGTGGCTGCGAAACTGGCTGAATTGCGAGTGCCCTATGAGATTCACAACGATGGCCGAACCATTCTTGTGCCGGGCAACGTGGTGCACGAAACCCGCCTGAACCTGGCCCAGCAGGGCCTTCCTCGCGGCAGTGGTGTCGGTTTTGAGATTTTTGACAGCGCCGGAATCGGCATGACGGAATTTATCCAGAAGGTGAACTTCCGCCGCGCTCTCCAGGGGGAGCTGGGTCGTACCATCTCGGCTATCGATGGCATTGAGAGCGCCCGTGTGCATATCGCTCTGCCGGAGCGCTCCCTGTTTATTTCCCAGGACCGGGGTGCCGAGGCCAGTGTTGCCCTGCGCCTGAGTCCTCACACTCGCCTTTCCGGCGATCAGGTCAAGGGGATTATCCACCTGGTCTCTTCCAGTGTGGAGGGCCTGACCCCTGAAGGGGTGACTGTGGTCGACGAGCAGGGGCGGATCCTGAACGATCTGATTCAGGAGCGCTCGGAAGAGTCCACCCTGAGCGTCACGCAGCTGATGTATCAGCGTAATATGGAACGCAACCTCCAGATAGCGCTGGATAACCTTCTGGTGAGCGTTCTCGGTCAGGGGAACTCCTACTCCAATGTCAGCCTGGAACTGGACTTTGACAAGGTGGAACAGCAGATAGAAGCCTATGACCCTGCCAATGTGCCGCGCAGCGAGCAGCGCATTGAAGAGCGCGAGCAGGGCCGTGAGGCTCAGGGGGGTATTCCCGGTGTGCGCGCCAATATCGCCGACCAGGACGACCCGGAAGCGGGTCTGATGACCACCCGCTCACGGGAAGTGGAGACGACCAACTACGAGGTCGGGCGCACCCTGACCCAGATTACCCGCAGCCGTGGTCAGATCAAGCGGTTGACTGTCGCAGTGGCGGTGAACGGCAATTATGTGCAGCAGCAGGCTGATGGCGTGTCGCAGGTGGTCTACCAGCCGCGCAGCTCCGAGGAACTGGACAAGATTACGGCGCTGGTGCAAAGCGCCATTGGATACAATGAAGGTCGTGGTGACCGGGTGGTAGTCACCAATCTCCAGTTCGGCGAACCGCCGAAATCGCGATGGCAGGAACTTATGGAAATGCAGGATCTGTGGAAGGAAATGCTGAAGTACCTTGGTATTGCCCTGTTCTTCCTCTTTGCCTTCATCTTTATCATCCGCCCCATTGTGAAGTGGGTGACCGATATGACCAGAGATGAGGACGAGCTGAAGAAGACCTTCGGTACCGGCCAGAAAAAGCCCAAGCAGCTGGTGCCGACGCAGCTGCCCAAAACCCTGGCGGAACTTGAAGCGGAGATGGAATCCCAGATCGACTCCGAGAGCAGTGTTTCCGCATCAGCGGTTCGGGGCAAGGTTATCCGCAAGAAGCTGTCGGATATTGTTCAGGAGAATCCGGCTGGGGCGGCTCAGCTGATCCGTATCTGGATTAATGATGACAAGACAAAAGGTGAACCCTGA
- the mnmA gene encoding tRNA 2-thiouridine(34) synthase MnmA encodes MNVPRKKVLVAMSGGVDSSMTTKLLLEQGYPVEGCYMKLHGNEQMHEQNIARVERVARYFNIPWHVLDRQDLFHQSVYQPFIDIYSQGQTPNPCTFCNRLIKFGTLFEFARELDCHHLATGHYVKCDGQYIYQGDDPGKDQSYFLFNIEPRIIPHLLFPLGSWRKSDVKAMAADIPLLASLATQKESSEICFVEDSYIDVLREHLQVDQPGKVLDTSGNVVGSHRGYMHYTVGQRKGFDVPLSHTALYVKQILPKTNELVVGTREEINLQRFAVRDLNLFLPDPGQEFTCEVKVRYRNPKAPARVLLGAGGSATIELERPEYAIAPGQAAAFYEGTRLLGGGYIV; translated from the coding sequence ATGAACGTCCCACGCAAGAAGGTACTGGTCGCCATGTCCGGCGGCGTCGACTCCTCCATGACCACCAAGCTCCTGCTGGAGCAGGGCTACCCCGTGGAGGGCTGCTACATGAAGCTCCACGGCAACGAACAGATGCACGAGCAGAATATCGCCCGCGTCGAGCGAGTTGCGCGCTACTTCAATATACCCTGGCACGTGCTGGATCGTCAGGACCTGTTCCACCAGTCCGTTTACCAGCCATTCATCGACATCTACAGCCAGGGCCAGACCCCCAACCCCTGCACCTTCTGCAACCGGCTCATCAAGTTCGGCACCCTCTTCGAGTTTGCCCGTGAGCTGGACTGCCACCACCTGGCTACCGGCCACTACGTCAAATGCGACGGCCAGTACATCTACCAGGGCGACGACCCCGGCAAGGACCAGAGCTACTTCCTCTTCAACATCGAGCCCCGCATCATCCCCCACCTGCTCTTCCCCCTGGGCAGCTGGCGCAAAAGCGATGTCAAAGCCATGGCCGCCGACATCCCCCTGCTCGCCAGCCTGGCCACCCAGAAGGAGAGCAGCGAAATCTGCTTCGTGGAAGACAGCTACATCGACGTTCTGCGCGAACACCTGCAGGTGGATCAGCCGGGAAAAGTCCTCGATACCAGCGGCAACGTGGTGGGAAGCCACAGAGGCTACATGCACTACACCGTCGGCCAGCGCAAAGGCTTCGATGTACCCCTCTCCCACACGGCCCTCTACGTGAAGCAGATCCTGCCCAAGACCAATGAGCTGGTGGTGGGAACTCGCGAGGAAATCAACCTGCAGCGTTTTGCCGTGCGCGACCTGAACCTCTTCCTGCCCGACCCCGGCCAGGAATTCACCTGTGAAGTGAAAGTGCGTTACCGCAATCCCAAAGCCCCCGCCAGGGTTCTGCTGGGCGCAGGCGGCTCCGCGACCATAGAACTTGAACGCCCCGAATACGCCATAGCACCGGGCCAGGCCGCCGCCTTCTATGAGGGCACCAGACTGCTGGGCGGTGGCTATATCGTGTAG
- the flgB gene encoding flagellar basal body rod protein FlgB, whose protein sequence is MFISELFNRTPINLLATSMTVRSKNQDVIATNVANAETPNYKAKELVFEDQLREAVLGRKEDKEMIPMARTHESHLPTGAKPAFMPYMQLQHNQTVRNDGNDVELEKEIGRMMENATMYQASTTIAAKKIEGLKSAIMEGR, encoded by the coding sequence ATGTTTATCTCTGAGCTCTTCAATCGCACTCCCATAAACCTGCTGGCAACCTCCATGACGGTTCGCTCCAAGAATCAGGATGTGATTGCCACCAATGTGGCCAATGCGGAGACCCCCAACTACAAGGCCAAGGAGCTGGTATTTGAGGATCAGCTGCGCGAGGCCGTGCTGGGGCGCAAAGAGGACAAGGAGATGATTCCCATGGCGCGTACCCATGAGAGCCACCTGCCGACCGGGGCCAAGCCGGCGTTTATGCCGTATATGCAACTGCAGCACAATCAGACGGTCCGCAACGATGGCAATGATGTGGAGCTGGAAAAAGAGATCGGGCGCATGATGGAGAATGCCACCATGTACCAGGCTTCCACCACGATTGCTGCCAAAAAGATTGAGGGACTGAAGAGCGCCATAATGGAGGGACGTTAA
- a CDS encoding flagellar FliJ family protein gives MAFRFRFQKVLEHRQRQLDMQQKVIAEFRRKKLAAGERKRSHEALLLQDTEHVRQCRLKGDMATAQLFYDYLPAHTKAIRNCEIEIASLENEIRRATEKLKDLFKQKRSLEFLRDRDLLRHQEHERREEEKMLAEINTIKYATNQREGVTP, from the coding sequence ATGGCGTTCCGCTTTCGCTTCCAAAAGGTACTGGAGCATCGCCAGCGGCAGCTGGACATGCAGCAGAAGGTTATCGCGGAGTTTCGCCGCAAGAAGCTGGCTGCCGGTGAGCGCAAGCGCTCCCACGAAGCTCTTCTGCTGCAGGATACCGAGCATGTGCGCCAGTGTCGCCTCAAGGGAGATATGGCCACCGCCCAGCTCTTTTATGATTACCTGCCGGCCCACACCAAGGCCATCAGGAACTGTGAAATCGAAATTGCCAGCCTGGAGAATGAAATACGGCGCGCCACCGAAAAACTCAAAGACCTTTTCAAGCAGAAACGCAGCCTCGAATTTCTACGGGATCGTGATCTGCTGCGCCATCAGGAGCATGAGCGCCGCGAAGAGGAGAAAATGCTGGCTGAAATCAACACCATAAAATATGCGACCAACCAACGCGAAGGAGTGACTCCATGA
- the flgC gene encoding flagellar basal body rod protein FlgC — translation MSFFDGLKISSSALFAQRQRMNVISSNLANAHTTRAEDGTYYKRKDLVFKPQTIHDDVRGKIFPASFEEAWKKKIEGVRVEAIIEDDEPPILKYDPSHPDADEEGYVAYPNINVVEEMTDMITASRSYEANITMIETIKKMANEALGLGRV, via the coding sequence ATGAGCTTCTTTGACGGACTGAAAATATCCTCATCCGCGCTGTTTGCGCAGCGCCAGCGCATGAACGTCATCTCCAGCAACCTGGCCAACGCCCACACCACGCGGGCTGAAGATGGTACCTACTACAAGCGTAAAGATCTCGTCTTCAAGCCCCAGACGATCCATGACGATGTGCGGGGGAAAATTTTTCCTGCATCCTTTGAAGAAGCATGGAAAAAAAAGATTGAAGGGGTTCGCGTCGAGGCTATAATAGAAGATGACGAGCCGCCCATTCTCAAGTATGACCCCAGCCACCCCGACGCCGATGAAGAGGGCTACGTGGCTTATCCCAATATTAACGTTGTTGAAGAGATGACCGATATGATAACTGCCAGCCGCTCCTACGAGGCGAACATAACGATGATCGAAACCATCAAGAAGATGGCCAATGAAGCCCTTGGGCTTGGGAGGGTCTGA